In Papaver somniferum cultivar HN1 unplaced genomic scaffold, ASM357369v1 unplaced-scaffold_123, whole genome shotgun sequence, the genomic stretch AAATGTTTTCACAAAAGAGTTCTAACTTCAAAGATTAAAAACAACTGAAAAAACTTAAAGATGCAATTGAAATGTTTATTGAATTGAGGCATTAGAAAATTTAAAAGCATCGGAGCTAAATAAGAGCCTTCACTATATCACCAAGAGCATCAGAGCTAAAAGCATCAAAGATAAAGGATACAACAAAAGCCTTCACTATATCACCATTGCGAAAAGACAAGTGCATATCCACTTTATCAATTTCTGTGGCTCGAACATCTTGTTGCCTGTCAACATACTTTCTGGTAAGTTTAACATCAGTAACTTAAATAAGTATGCTCAATCTTACATTCCTGTGAAATACAAAGATTTGTCTAAGCCAACATCTACCAACCCAAAGGCAAAAGAAAGAAACTGTAAACATAACTACAACACTGATGACAAAAGTTATTTTTCCTGCTAGTGCTGCCTTAGAGATTCACCCCTTGCGGGCTCGGAAAGCGTAGTCGTTTCTTCTTCAATTAATAGGGGATATTCGGTGTACGGTCTGCCTACCCATGGGGTCGAAGATTCCCACTAATAGAATCCAATTCTCAAAATGACAACACTGACATGCATAGCAATTGGACTCTTCTCTGGGCATTAGCACCTGTACTTACTTGCTTAACTCATATTATGCCTAACTCACCATTCTTGATCCAAAATGAAAACATTACTAAACACACTTCAACAGAATGGCAACCAAGTTCCATTCAAAACTATACTACAAATATTGATCCTCAACCAAGAACAGGGCATTTTTCCTGTTTGAAAAATAGGTATGATTTTACAGTTTTTATCCATACATATTAACATTCTATTCTTACTACTAATAACCAATCAACTCTTCCAGACTTTGAACAATAATATTTCAGTTCCCTACTTATATATACATACGCACAGTTTCTTAAACTTCTACAATTTTTCCTATCATATACATACTCAGAAACATAAGTTCAATAAAATTTCCATAACCTGGAATAAGCATACATACCTGATAACCCCGCTAAACTTTTCTTTCACCGATTTGGTACCAACACACATAATATCAGCTGAAGCCATCTTAGCCATCACCTTAGTTACCCTAGCAATGACGATGGATCCAGGTTCAGGAACGGCACCATGACCTTTATGACCAGTAACCTCCACAATTGATCTCTTCTATCAGACAgacaaacaaaacaaagaaattcAATCATTGAAGATTCAAGAATCGAGAAAAAGTTAAACCTTAAAACCCTAAACCCTACCTGGTGAGGTGAATCGGATGGAGGGATGATGACCCGACGTCCAGTAAGAGAAGCGTGTATAGTTTTATTGTGTAAGTATGCACCTTTACCTGGGATTAGGGTTGATGAATAACCCAACACTTCTCCTGGTGTTACCATTActtcttccttctctttttcTACTTCCATCACCATATctaatttctctctctctctttctctttctcagaATTCAACAACGAGAAACTTGGTACGTGAGGCACGAACTTAGGTTAAAAGAAATTGGGCCAGCGAGTCAATTCCGAATGAGTTGTTTTGCGGTAAAGCCGATGTGGACTTCGGTTTGTCTCGGCGGAGGCCATACACTAGTACAATTTTGTATCGGGGAGATTATTGTTGTAATATCGGCTCCAGATTATACACAGATAATTTTTATAACTAGCATTTTTTTCACACATTTTATCTATTAAGATATAATAAAACATTACACAACACTCCACAGTCCTATTATTCAAATATTGAAGTATTTATTTCTGttcaagtgtgatcgtctatagacaaaattgagacaatacgacaacaaggtatacacttgattATAGTTACGGTATAAAATCGATATACTACAGGATCACAGTTAAGTGTCTTGAATTAACGTACTAGTGTACTTTACtttttattacaataaaacatttataattgcggaatgtaaaagtaaatcacacaacaagattttgttaacgaggaaaccgcaaatgcagaaaaatacagggacctagtccattgaatactctcaaaattaagccgttatacaaagaacaaagccaacttcgtatagttgagaccaagtaatctaccccaagttacttagttcccccagtatccctgcgcctacaaccgtCTGGCtaacgcacgtgaatcccaagacagaaatcactatcttgagttgctttaccgatgtaaagtcttaagcactcaactcattttgatcgtcttccaaataaTAGAGGAACAAACCTGTTTGGTAACTACTTCAATAATCTATTTAGAAATGATATGTTCAGTttgtgacaaaggctcttccgttaaacaagtaaactcctttgttgtGTAAGACATAAAGATCTGAAATAATCAGATCT encodes the following:
- the LOC113331070 gene encoding exosome complex component CSL4-like isoform X3, producing the protein MVMEVEKEKEEVMVTPGEVLGYSSTLIPGKGAYLHNKTIHASLTGRRVIIPPSDSPHQKRSIVEVTGHKGHGAVPEPGSIVIARVTKVMAKMASADIMCVGTKSVKEKFSGVIRQQDVRATEIDKVDMHLSFRNGDIVKAFVLSLGDARAYYLSTAKNELGVVSAESIGGATMVPISYTEMQCPLTGQIEQRKVAKV
- the LOC113331070 gene encoding exosome complex component CSL4-like isoform X4, with amino-acid sequence MVMEVEKEKEEVMVTPGEVLGYSSTLIPGKGAYLHNKTIHASLTGRRVIIPPSDSPHQRSIVEVTGHKGHGAVPEPGSIVIARVTKVMAKMASADIMCVGTKSVKEKFSGVIRQQDVRATEIDKVDMHLSFRNGDIVKAFVLSLGDARAYYLSTAKNELGVVSAESIGGATMVPISYTEMQCPLTGQIEQRKVAKV
- the LOC113331070 gene encoding exosome complex component CSL4-like isoform X1 — encoded protein: MVMEVEKEKEEVMVTPGEVLGYSSTLIPGKGAYLHNKTIHASLTGRRVIIPPSDSPHQKRSIVEVTGHKGHGAVPEPGSIVIARVTKVMAKMASADIMCVGTKSVKEKFSGVIRKYVDRQQDVRATEIDKVDMHLSFRNGDIVKAFVLSLGDARAYYLSTAKNELGVVSAESIGGATMVPISYTEMQCPLTGQIEQRKVAKV
- the LOC113331070 gene encoding exosome complex component CSL4-like isoform X2, which encodes MVMEVEKEKEEVMVTPGEVLGYSSTLIPGKGAYLHNKTIHASLTGRRVIIPPSDSPHQRSIVEVTGHKGHGAVPEPGSIVIARVTKVMAKMASADIMCVGTKSVKEKFSGVIRKYVDRQQDVRATEIDKVDMHLSFRNGDIVKAFVLSLGDARAYYLSTAKNELGVVSAESIGGATMVPISYTEMQCPLTGQIEQRKVAKV